One Dreissena polymorpha isolate Duluth1 chromosome 9, UMN_Dpol_1.0, whole genome shotgun sequence genomic window carries:
- the LOC127846038 gene encoding neuronal acetylcholine receptor subunit alpha-6-like — MMAFMIIILLALLAGKEVGAANVSDTQNLLTDLSQDYNVNIRPAVDQLSPVNVSLQMYLKSIMEFDEVQGSISYTAGFLMIWEDYRLGWDPLRYGGLTKLTVPLKQIWFPELILVSPATDRTYLANTQSKARIWSGGEVEYLEGVMIESTCDVNVKYYPFDLQSCNTSFMALGYYQTEVYLMRRTESIDLTLYHGNSMWTLESTSVSEVFFTFNLRRKPVYAVVTVLLPILFLGTLNAFVFLLIPESGERIGYSITTLLSIAVYMTIIMSTLPQSSDPTPLIFYKLLVDLAYSSLIIVAVILNMRLHAKDDDASMPKFFVSFYLALTCRGCGGKPVSPASHGFATDKNVLTLNEMKTKPDELDMPVNSVDAKKITWKKFSSLLDTIFFVLFIFYSFLSFAVFLGVLVGGA, encoded by the exons ATGATGGcgtttatgataattattttgttggCATTGCTAGCAGGAAAGGAAGTTGGAGCAGCGAATGTTTCTGACACACAGAATCTTCTCACGGACCTATCGCAAGACTACAATGTCAACATTAGGCCGGCAGTCGATCAACTATCTCCAGTCAATGTATCGTTACAAATGTACCTGAAATCAATCATGGAATTTGATGAAGTTCAGGGATCTATATCCTACACCGCAGGCTTCCTTATGATATGGGAGGACTACCGTTTAGGCTGGGACCCGTTGCGTTACGGGGGTTTGACAAAGTTGACTGTTCCGTTGAAACAGATTTGGTTCCCGGAGCTGATTCTCGTGTCGCCTGCGACGGACAGAACCTATTTAGCAAATACTCAGAGTAAAGCGCGGATTTGGTCCGGTGGAGAAGTAGAATATCTAGAGGGGGTAATGATAGAAAGCACGTGCGATGTAAATGTCAAGTACTATCCCTTCGACCTTCAGTCTTGCAACACATCCTTCATGGCACTGGGTTACTACCAAACAGAAGTATATCTAATGAGGAGGACAGAGTCAATAGATCTAACATTGTATCATGGTAACTCTATGTGGACTTTGGAATCAACGTCTGTGAGT GAAGTGTTCTTCACATTCAATCTGCGCAGGAAGCCGGTCTATGCAGTCGTTACCGTTcttttaccaattttatttctTGGTACTCTTAATGcgtttgtgtttttgttgataCCCGAATCTGGCGAGAGGATTGGCTACAGCATCACGACGCTGCTTTCCATCGCCGTCTACATGACAATCATCATGTCTACCTTGCCGCAGTCCTCAGACCCAACTCCGCTTATCTTCTACAAACTTTTGGTCGACCTCGCCTACAGTTCTCTTATAATTGTAGCTGTGATCCTGAACATGCGCTTGCACGCAAAAGACGACGATGCCTCGATGCCAAAATTTTTTGTATCCTTCTATCTCGCCCTGACGTGCAGAGGTTGTGGCGGAAAACCAGTGAGTCCAGCATCGCACGGCTTTGCGACGGATAAAAATGTCCTAACTCTTAATGAAATGAAGACGAAACCTGATGAACTCGACATGCCCGTGAATTCCGTGGACGCTAAGAAAATCACATGGAAGAAGTTCAGCTCCCTTCTGGACACTATTTTCTTTGTTCTGTTCATCTTTTATTCGTTTCTTAGTTTCGCCGTTTTCCTTGGTGTTCTGGTCGGCGGGGCATAG